One region of Acanthopagrus latus isolate v.2019 chromosome 24, fAcaLat1.1, whole genome shotgun sequence genomic DNA includes:
- the LOC119015339 gene encoding fibronectin type III domain-containing protein 4-like isoform X2 produces the protein MVTWNVPQGDTVIGYAISQQRQDGLMQRSIREVNTSSRWCVLWDLDEDTHYSVQVQSVGPHGDSQPSRAVHFRTLERSDHYPAGVLDHHEPAMEGLGMTPHLQTGELLIITTVLLLWAAVIALFCRQYDIIKDNDSSSTKEKAKRPLVRATSSYYNASTGSSPIYHNGAIHSSRLHRASSSISIIRV, from the exons ATGGTGACCTGGAACGTCCCTCAGGGAGACACTGTCATTGGATACGCCATCTCACAGCAG aggCAGGACGGCCTGATGCAGCGCTCCATCCGGGAGGTGAACACGTCCAGCCGCTGGTGTGTGCTGTGGGACCTGGACGAGGACACACACTACAGCGTCCAG GTGCAGTCCGTCGGGCCTCACGGCGACAGCCAGCCCAGCCGCGCCGTCCACTTCAGGACCCTGGAGAGGAGCGACCATTATCCAGCCGGAGTCCTCGACCACc ATGAACCAGCGATGGAGGGTCTGGGCATGACACCACACCTGCAGACCGGAGAGCTGCTCATTATcaccactgtgctgctgctgtgggcaG CCGTCATCGCCCTCTTCTGCCGACAGTACGACATCATCAAAGACAACGACTCCAGCAGCACCAAGGAGAAAGCCAAGAGGCCGCTGGTCCGCGCCACCTCCTCCTACTACAACGCCTCGACCGGCAGCTCGCCCATCTACCACAACGGAGCCAtccacagcagcagg